In Oryza sativa Japonica Group chromosome 2, ASM3414082v1, the following are encoded in one genomic region:
- the LOC4331164 gene encoding uncharacterized protein C24H6.02c, with translation MATRFLPLVRRGLAGVLNQSPAPASTRGFLFPAPVTAGIRSLQTIMEASNNASDDRNQDIEDSKTDTVPATVPSSDSGFKVRDTSNLKISPRHDLAMIFTCKVCETRSMKMASKESYEKGVVVARCGGCNNFHLIADRLGWFGEPGSIEDFLAEQGEEVKKGSTDTLNFTLEDLVGSQANDKGPSDKK, from the exons atggccactCGGTTTCTGCCTCTGGTGCGCCGCGGCCTTGCCGGCGTCCTGAATCAATCGCCCGCGCCCGCGTCCACCCGAG GATTCTTGTTTCCTGCACCTGTGACTGCTGGCATAAGATCTCTGCAAACTATCATGGAAGCAAGCAATAATGCTTCAGATGACCGTAACCAGGACATAGAGGATTCCAAAACCGACACCGTGCCAGCTACGGTCCCTTCATCGGATTCCGGCTTCAAAGTTAGAGATACATCAAACTTGAAGATCTCACCGAGACACGACCTCGCCATGATCTTTACGTGCAAGGTTTGCGAGACCAGGTCTATGAAGATGGCGAGCAAGGAATCATATGAGAAAGGAGTGGTGGTCGCTCGTTGCGGCGGCTGCAATAATTTCCACCTGATCGCGGATAGGCTTGGCTGGTTTGGGGAGCCAGGAAGCATCGAAGACTTTCTAGCCGAACAAGGAGAGGAGGTGAAGAAAGGCTCAACAGATACTCTTAACTTCACTCTTGAGGACTTGGTTGGGTCTCAGGCTAATGATAAGGGCCCTTCTGATAAAAAATAG
- the LOC4331165 gene encoding protein LYK5: MVTLWKRKPKPNPEPEEKEKEEEKDHRMCKTKSSVATASMAASASTATTPRKHQHQHQRSPRATATQYSTTSSSSAPSTATATSSSTAASLQALRDSLPDLPLLLTFHELAAATANFSSSHRLAPNSTSFRCSLRGHSAAVFRRPLRRDQAHVAARLAALGHCHHAAIARLLGAAASPDGSLFLAYELLPDASPLSALLRNPNSPSFTPLASWQSRLKVAADVADALHYVHLQADTVHNRLSASTVLVSGDGPTLRAKIAHFGAADLAGELLGDRRGRRIEGTRGYMAPELIAGAAPSRRSDVYALGVVLLELVSGQEAVRYEQNKATGEYERTSVIESAEAAAEGGGGEAMRRWVDRRLRDSFPVEAAEAMTAVALRCVARDAAARPDMSWVAAKVSKLFLEAQDWSDKFRIPTDISISIAPR, encoded by the coding sequence ATGGTTACCCTCTGGAAGCGGAAACCCAAGCCCAatccggagccggaggagaaggagaaggaggaggagaaggatcATCGGATGTGCAAGACCAAGagctccgtcgccaccgcctccatggccgcctccgcctccaccgccaccaccccaagaaagcatcagcatcagcatcagcGGTCGCCTCGCGCCACGGCAACCCAGtactccaccacctcctcctcctccgcgccatccaccgccaccgccacctcctcctccaccgccgcctcgctccaGGCTCTCCGCGATTCTCTCCCcgacctccccctcctcctcaccttccacgagctcgccgccgccaccgccaacttctcctcctcccaccgccTCGCCCCCAATTCCACCTCCTTCCGCTGCTCCCTCCGCGGGCACTCcgcggcggtgttccggcgccCGCTCCGGCGGGACCAGGCGCACGtggccgcccgcctcgccgccctcggCCACTGCCACCACGCCGCCATCGCGCggctcctcggcgccgccgcgtcgcccgacGGCTCGCTCTTCCTCGCCTACGAGCTCCTCCCGGACGCGTCGCCGCTGTCCGCGCTCCTCCGCAACCCCAACAGCCCGTCCTTCACCCCGCTCGCGTCGTGGCAGTCCCGCCTCaaggtcgccgccgacgtcgccgacgcGCTCCACTACGTCCACCTCCAGGCCGACACCGTCCACAACCGCCtctccgcctccaccgtcctcgtctccggcgacggccCCACCCTCCGCGCCAAGATCGCCCACTTCGGCGCCGCCgatctcgccggcgagctcctggGAGACCGCCGGGGGAGGCGGATCGAGGGCACGCGCGGGTACATGGCGCCGGAGCTCATCGCGGGCGCCGCCCCGTCGCGGCGATCCGACGTGTACGCGCTCGGCGTCGTGCTGCTGGAGCTGGTGTCCGGGCAGGAGGCGGTGAGGTACGAGCAGAACAAGGCGACGGGGGAGTACGAGAGGACGTCGGTGATCGagagcgcggaggcggcggcggaggggggaggaggggaggcgatgCGGCGGTGGGTGGACCGGAGGCTGAGGGACTCGTtcccggtggaggcggcggaggcgatgacggcggtggcgctgcgGTGCGTGGCgagggacgcggcggcgcggccggacaTGTCGTGGGTCGCCGCCAAGGTGTCCAAGCTCTTCCTGGAGGCGCAGGATTGGTCCGATAAGTTCCGCATCCCCACCgacatctccatctccatcgctCCCAGGTGA